The following are from one region of the Prevotella communis genome:
- a CDS encoding glycoside hydrolase family 25 protein, whose product MPGSHSKYTTSRSQAGRKKPRLTSPVRRKKPGFFIRLLRHVPRWAWWIGGLAIISVYIAFFYYLFVSPYGFRWRALYGEVNYPEGFDIHGIDVSHYQGEIDWEVLRNQGTIDDCPIRFVMIKATEGATKVDENFEDNFFQAREYGFTRGAYHFYSTRSSAADQARFFIRNVKLENGDLPPVLDVEHKPKGQTTEAFKQSVLEWLQIVEKHYGVKPILYTYYKFKMENLNDSVFDQYPYWIAHYYVDSVEYQGQWKFWQHTDAGSLPGIKGPVDFNIYNGSYYDLRQLTIGSQETIGVDAYRDND is encoded by the coding sequence ATGCCAGGAAGTCATTCCAAATACACTACATCGCGAAGTCAGGCGGGCAGAAAGAAGCCTCGTCTGACTTCGCCTGTTCGTAGAAAGAAGCCAGGCTTTTTTATACGTCTTCTCCGTCATGTGCCCCGTTGGGCGTGGTGGATAGGCGGACTGGCTATCATCTCTGTCTATATTGCTTTCTTCTATTACTTGTTTGTATCGCCTTACGGATTCCGCTGGCGTGCGCTCTATGGTGAGGTCAACTATCCCGAGGGTTTTGACATCCATGGTATTGACGTCAGTCACTATCAGGGTGAGATAGACTGGGAGGTGCTGCGTAATCAGGGCACTATCGATGATTGTCCTATCCGTTTTGTGATGATAAAGGCTACGGAGGGTGCCACCAAGGTTGACGAGAATTTCGAGGATAACTTCTTCCAGGCGCGCGAGTACGGGTTTACACGTGGTGCTTACCATTTTTACAGCACCCGTTCAAGTGCTGCCGACCAGGCCCGCTTCTTTATCCGCAACGTGAAACTGGAGAATGGTGACCTGCCTCCAGTACTTGACGTAGAGCATAAGCCTAAGGGGCAGACAACGGAAGCCTTCAAGCAGAGTGTCCTGGAATGGCTGCAGATTGTTGAGAAACACTATGGTGTAAAGCCCATCCTTTATACCTATTATAAATTTAAGATGGAAAACCTTAACGACTCGGTGTTCGACCAGTATCCTTACTGGATAGCCCATTACTATGTGGACAGTGTGGAGTATCAGGGACAGTGGAAGTTCTGGCAACATACCGATGCAGGTAGTCTGCCGGGCATCAAGGGGCCTGTCGACTTCAATATCTACAACGGGTCGTACTATGATTTGCGTCAGTTGACCATTGGCAGTCAGGAGACCATCGGTGTAGACGCTTATCGTGATAATGATTAA
- a CDS encoding HDIG domain-containing metalloprotein — MDYKILIDKYYPEDDDLKALLMKHSRQVADKCILACERHPELQLDRAFVEEAAMLHDIGIRWCHAPGIFCEGEEPYIRHGLIGGEILRKEGFPQHARVCERHTGTGLTREQIIRQNLPLPEEDFTPETLEEQLVCYADKFFSKSHPDRVLSVADAARSLEKFGLEGVEKFLEWAKKFE, encoded by the coding sequence ATGGATTATAAGATTCTGATCGATAAATACTATCCGGAGGACGACGACTTGAAGGCGCTGCTGATGAAACATTCGCGCCAGGTGGCTGATAAATGTATCCTGGCCTGTGAGCGTCATCCAGAACTGCAACTTGACAGGGCTTTCGTTGAAGAGGCTGCCATGCTCCACGATATCGGTATCCGCTGGTGTCATGCGCCCGGCATCTTCTGTGAGGGCGAAGAACCTTATATCCGTCATGGACTTATTGGTGGGGAGATACTTCGGAAGGAGGGCTTTCCGCAACATGCGCGTGTGTGCGAACGCCATACGGGCACAGGACTGACGCGTGAGCAGATTATACGACAGAACCTGCCTCTTCCCGAAGAGGATTTTACCCCAGAGACACTTGAGGAACAACTGGTATGCTATGCCGACAAATTTTTCTCGAAATCTCATCCTGACAGAGTGCTGTCTGTAGCGGATGCAGCCCGTAGTTTGGAGAAATTCGGTCTCGAGGGCGTGGAAAAGTTCCTTGAATGGGCTAAAAAGTTTGAATAA
- a CDS encoding putative LPS assembly protein LptD produces MLAGIPSTPYQDNSRTLDGDSLEVADSILFDSILASLDTVPASFDSLFSDTTISRGARQAAAALKRDTTVMDSLELAIYLHNKAVDDSLALDSINRQRKHGIDSPVEFSANDSLLYEAGHGMAYLFGNSHVKYQNMDLQSENIYLSLDSSLVHATGARDSVSGKLFGNPVFQMGNDTYQSDTMAFNFKTKKGFIQQVYTEQQEGYLTSQLSKRGANGELYLQHGRYTTCDEPHPDFYLALSRAKVRPGKDVVFGPAYLVVCDVPLPLAIPYGFFPFTKSYSSGFIMPTYGDETERGFYLRDGGYYFAISDQMDLKLLGEIYTKGSWGVSAASNYRKRYRYSGSFYGSYQNSVTGEKNLPDYSKTTSFKIQWSHRQDAKANPYSTLSASVNFATSSYERNNLTSMYNPQTMTQSTRTSSVSYSTSFSSIGMSLSTTMNLNQNMRDSTIAMTMPDLNISISRFYPFKRKHMVGKQRWYEKIAMSYTGHFSNSISTKEDKLMHSNLIKDWRNGMQHSIPVSASFTVLNYINLTASFNFTDRTYTNKIMRSWDGTTEQRDTIYGLYNVYNWNMSLAASTKLYGFLTPPRGFLGGRIQKIRHVFTPQVSLNYAPDFSASRYGYYETYQKTDSEGNVTMVEYSPFQNSLYGVPGKGKTGSIAFDMSNNLEMKMYDRNDSLRKISLIDEFGASMSYNMAAKIRPWSDLSTRIRLKLTKNYTLNMNAVFASYVYEADSVGARPRLSEHTTYWEQGKIGRFQGMSQNLSYTISNEKISKIFKWLRGERDNKKDKDENEPALDDINSIESNVDPDMEKAKHGARKQNAGLAETDEDGYMPFSMPWSVSFGYGITMREDTDVKKFNYNTMRYPYKFTQNLNMSGNIRLSDGWNISFSSGYDFENKKISMTTASLSRDLHCFNMSCSVVLSPYTSYNFSFRCNASTLTDALKYDKRSGYSNSVQWY; encoded by the coding sequence ATGCTGGCGGGAATACCTTCAACACCATATCAGGATAATTCAAGGACACTGGATGGCGATTCGTTGGAGGTGGCCGATTCTATTCTGTTTGACTCTATTCTCGCATCTCTTGATACGGTCCCAGCATCATTTGATTCCCTTTTTTCGGACACGACGATATCGCGTGGCGCCCGTCAGGCTGCAGCAGCCCTGAAGCGTGACACCACGGTGATGGACTCGCTGGAACTGGCTATCTATCTCCATAATAAGGCTGTTGACGACTCGCTGGCACTCGACAGTATCAATCGTCAGAGAAAGCATGGTATTGATTCTCCCGTGGAGTTCTCGGCCAACGACTCTTTGCTCTATGAGGCCGGCCATGGCATGGCCTATCTCTTTGGTAATTCCCATGTGAAATACCAGAACATGGATCTGCAGAGCGAGAATATCTATCTGAGTCTCGACTCTTCACTCGTTCATGCTACCGGCGCACGTGATTCCGTTTCAGGAAAGCTCTTCGGCAATCCTGTGTTCCAGATGGGCAACGATACTTATCAGAGTGATACGATGGCTTTCAACTTCAAGACGAAGAAAGGTTTTATCCAGCAGGTATATACCGAGCAGCAGGAGGGCTACCTCACCAGTCAGCTTTCCAAGCGTGGCGCTAATGGTGAACTCTATCTGCAGCACGGACGCTATACGACATGTGACGAACCCCATCCTGACTTCTACCTGGCGCTCTCACGCGCAAAGGTTCGTCCCGGAAAGGATGTGGTATTCGGTCCTGCCTATCTCGTGGTATGCGATGTGCCCCTGCCATTGGCTATTCCTTATGGCTTCTTCCCCTTTACGAAGAGCTACTCCAGCGGTTTCATCATGCCTACCTATGGTGACGAGACTGAGCGTGGCTTCTATCTGCGTGATGGTGGTTACTATTTCGCCATCAGCGACCAGATGGATCTGAAACTGCTCGGTGAGATCTATACGAAGGGCTCATGGGGTGTCAGCGCAGCATCCAATTACCGCAAGCGTTATCGCTATAGCGGCTCTTTCTATGGCAGTTACCAGAACTCGGTGACGGGTGAGAAGAATCTGCCCGACTATTCCAAGACAACGAGCTTCAAGATCCAGTGGAGCCATCGTCAGGACGCAAAGGCCAATCCTTATTCTACGCTCTCGGCATCGGTGAACTTTGCTACCAGCAGTTATGAGCGCAACAACCTGACTTCTATGTATAACCCTCAGACGATGACGCAGTCTACGCGTACATCATCTGTCAGCTATAGCACTTCATTCTCAAGCATCGGCATGAGTCTGAGTACCACGATGAACCTGAACCAGAACATGCGTGACTCAACCATCGCCATGACGATGCCTGACCTGAATATCTCTATCTCGCGCTTCTACCCGTTCAAGCGAAAGCATATGGTGGGCAAGCAGCGCTGGTACGAGAAGATTGCCATGTCGTATACGGGTCATTTCAGCAACTCTATCTCTACGAAAGAGGATAAGCTGATGCATTCTAACCTGATCAAGGACTGGCGCAATGGTATGCAGCACTCTATTCCTGTGAGTGCCAGCTTCACCGTGCTCAACTATATCAACCTGACGGCATCGTTCAATTTCACGGACCGCACTTATACCAATAAGATTATGCGTTCATGGGATGGTACGACGGAACAGAGGGATACCATCTATGGTCTCTATAACGTCTACAACTGGAACATGTCGCTGGCTGCTTCTACCAAGTTGTATGGCTTCCTGACGCCTCCCCGTGGTTTCCTGGGCGGCAGGATCCAGAAGATCCGTCATGTCTTCACGCCTCAGGTCAGCCTGAACTATGCGCCCGACTTCAGCGCATCCCGCTATGGCTATTACGAGACATACCAGAAGACGGATAGCGAGGGTAATGTGACGATGGTGGAGTATTCTCCTTTCCAAAACTCACTCTACGGCGTACCTGGCAAGGGAAAGACGGGTAGCATCGCCTTTGATATGTCCAACAACCTGGAGATGAAGATGTACGACCGTAATGACTCGTTGAGGAAAATCAGCCTGATTGATGAGTTCGGTGCATCTATGTCGTACAACATGGCGGCGAAGATCCGTCCCTGGAGCGATTTGTCTACCCGTATCCGTCTGAAGCTCACGAAGAACTATACCCTCAACATGAACGCCGTCTTTGCCAGCTATGTCTACGAGGCCGACTCGGTAGGTGCCCGTCCGCGTCTCAGCGAGCATACCACCTATTGGGAGCAAGGTAAGATAGGCCGTTTCCAGGGTATGTCGCAAAACCTGTCGTACACCATCTCCAACGAGAAGATCTCCAAGATCTTCAAGTGGCTCAGGGGTGAGCGTGATAATAAGAAGGATAAGGATGAGAACGAGCCGGCTCTTGACGACATCAATAGTATCGAGTCGAATGTTGACCCCGATATGGAGAAAGCCAAGCATGGCGCCAGGAAGCAGAATGCCGGACTGGCTGAGACCGATGAAGACGGTTACATGCCTTTCTCTATGCCCTGGTCTGTCAGCTTCGGCTATGGTATCACCATGCGTGAGGATACCGACGTGAAGAAGTTCAATTACAACACGATGCGCTATCCTTATAAGTTCACGCAGAACCTGAACATGAGTGGTAATATCCGCCTGAGTGACGGATGGAATATCTCGTTCTCTTCCGGTTACGACTTTGAGAACAAGAAGATTTCCATGACCACGGCATCACTCTCGCGCGACCTGCATTGCTTCAACATGTCGTGCTCTGTAGTGCTGTCGCCCTATACCAGCTATAACTTCTCGTTCCGTTGTAACGCTTCTACGCTTACCGATGCCTTGAAGTACGATAAGCGTAGCGGATATAGCAATTCTGTCCAGTGGTATTAA